From a region of the Pseudomonadota bacterium genome:
- a CDS encoding ferrochelatase, with product MPMPIEPPTVGVLLTNLGSPDAPTATALRRYLAEFLSDQRVVELPRWLWWPILHGVILQLRPQRSAALYRAVWSEEGAPLLAITRRQAEKLQAALRGRYGVDVPVVMAMRYGNPSLAAGLKALKARGVDKVLVLPLYPQYSASATASTFDGVAAALRHERSLPALRFIERYYDEADYIHALAESIRRHQKQHGVPDKLLFSFHGIPQRYADAGDPYPAQCTATVEKVVKRLGLKEDQWMLTYQSRFGREPWLQPYTDKTLERFGRERMAHVQVVCPGFAADCLETLEEIDQQNREIFISAGGGAFGYIPALNDGDSHIEALANLVERNLAGWIASDRDEDEV from the coding sequence ATGCCCATGCCCATTGAGCCTCCGACCGTCGGTGTTCTACTGACCAACCTAGGGTCCCCCGATGCACCGACCGCGACCGCGCTGCGCCGCTATCTGGCCGAGTTCCTCAGCGATCAGCGCGTTGTGGAGCTGCCACGATGGCTGTGGTGGCCGATTCTGCACGGTGTCATTCTGCAGCTGCGACCGCAGCGATCCGCAGCGCTGTACCGTGCGGTCTGGAGCGAAGAGGGCGCGCCGCTGCTGGCCATCACCCGCCGCCAGGCCGAGAAGCTGCAGGCGGCGCTGCGTGGCCGTTATGGCGTCGATGTACCGGTGGTGATGGCCATGCGCTACGGTAATCCTTCCCTGGCCGCAGGGCTCAAGGCCTTGAAGGCGCGCGGTGTGGACAAGGTGCTGGTGCTGCCGCTCTACCCGCAGTATTCGGCCAGCGCCACGGCCAGTACCTTCGATGGTGTTGCAGCGGCGCTGCGCCACGAGCGCAGCCTGCCGGCGCTGCGCTTCATCGAGCGCTACTACGACGAAGCCGATTACATTCATGCCCTTGCAGAGAGCATTCGCCGCCATCAGAAACAGCACGGTGTGCCCGACAAGCTCCTGTTCTCCTTTCACGGAATACCGCAGCGTTACGCCGATGCCGGCGATCCCTATCCCGCGCAGTGCACCGCGACCGTGGAAAAGGTGGTGAAGCGATTGGGGCTCAAAGAAGATCAATGGATGCTCACCTATCAGTCGCGCTTCGGGCGTGAACCCTGGCTCCAGCCCTATACCGACAAGACCCTGGAGCGGTTCGGCAGGGAGCGTATGGCGCACGTCCAGGTTGTCTGCCCCGGCTTCGCCGCCGATTGCCTCGAGACCCTCGAGGAGATCGATCAGCAGAATCGCGAGATCTTTATCAGCGCAGGCGGCGGCGCTTTCGGCTATATACCGGCGCTCAACGACGGTGACTCGCACATTGAGGCGCTGGCAAATCTTGTAGAGCGTAATCTGGCGGGCTGGATAGCGAGTGATCGCGACGAAGATGAGGTTTAG
- a CDS encoding 2-hydroxyacid dehydrogenase yields MLGVFLDRDSLDLGDLDLSQLEATLPEWRLYPSTAPDTVAERIAPAQVVVVNKVVLDRTLLRGAANLKLVCVAATGTNNVDLDTCRELGIPVCNITAYGTPAVAQHVMLLILALATRFLDYQHDVRAGRWQEADQFCLMDRPIRELAGQTLGIVGYGELGQAVARLAEAFGMTVLLAQRPGGKPQTGRLPLPELLPQVDVLTLHCPLSPETHNLIGERELGMMKRSALLINAARGGIVDEAALAQALRKGIIGGAGVDTLTVEPPREGNPLLDPDTPNLIVTPHNAWAAREARQRLTDLLTLNVRSFLDGNLRNRVA; encoded by the coding sequence ATGCTCGGCGTTTTTCTCGACCGTGACTCCCTCGATCTCGGCGATCTCGATCTCTCGCAGTTGGAGGCGACGCTCCCCGAGTGGCGTCTCTACCCCTCCACAGCGCCCGACACAGTGGCCGAGCGCATCGCGCCGGCGCAGGTCGTCGTGGTCAACAAGGTGGTGCTGGACCGGACGCTGCTGCGGGGTGCCGCCAACCTGAAACTGGTCTGTGTCGCCGCCACCGGCACCAACAACGTCGATCTCGACACCTGCCGCGAGCTGGGCATTCCGGTCTGCAACATCACCGCCTACGGCACCCCTGCCGTCGCACAGCATGTGATGCTGCTGATTCTGGCCCTTGCCACACGTTTTCTCGATTATCAACACGATGTGCGCGCCGGGCGCTGGCAGGAGGCCGATCAGTTCTGTTTGATGGATCGCCCGATCCGCGAACTGGCGGGGCAGACACTCGGCATCGTCGGCTACGGTGAACTCGGCCAGGCGGTGGCGCGGCTGGCGGAGGCCTTTGGCATGACCGTGCTGCTTGCCCAGCGGCCCGGCGGCAAGCCACAGACCGGTCGCCTGCCCCTCCCTGAACTGCTGCCGCAGGTGGACGTGCTCACCCTGCACTGTCCACTGAGTCCGGAGACCCATAATCTGATCGGGGAACGCGAACTGGGCATGATGAAGCGCTCCGCGCTGCTGATCAACGCCGCGCGCGGCGGCATCGTCGATGAAGCGGCACTGGCGCAAGCGCTGCGCAAAGGCATCATTGGTGGCGCGGGGGTGGACACCCTCACCGTCGAACCCCCACGTGAAGGCAATCCGCTGCTCGATCCCGACACCCCCAACCTCATCGTCACCCCCCACAACGCGTGGGCGGCGCGTGAGGCTCGCCAGCGGCTCACCGATCTGCTGACCCTCAACGTGCGCTCGTTTCTCGACGGCAACCTGCGCAACCGCGTCGCCTAA
- a CDS encoding TIGR01458 family HAD-type hydrolase → MNRIRGLLLDLSGVIYVGGQLLPGALEALESLRAAKLPMRYITNTTRSTRAQVVAKLAAMGLEIDPEHLFTAPLMTCDYLNQHQLVPHLLIHPQLESEFADCLAGTPDAVVVGDAGRAFTYDNLGRAFRLLMQGCPLLAMGDSRYFRGERELYLDVGPFVKALEYAADTKATVLGKPSSAFFQAAAASLGCQPGKVLMIGDDWASDVEGALRSGLQALLVKTGKYLPGDEGRISVPGARVAGNLAAAVEHVLNG, encoded by the coding sequence ATGAACCGCATTCGCGGATTGTTGCTGGACCTGAGCGGTGTCATCTACGTGGGCGGGCAACTGCTGCCTGGCGCGCTCGAAGCCCTGGAATCGCTTCGTGCCGCGAAGCTGCCGATGCGCTATATCACCAATACCACGCGCAGCACGCGTGCGCAGGTCGTTGCCAAGCTGGCGGCCATGGGCCTGGAGATCGACCCCGAACACCTCTTTACCGCACCTTTGATGACCTGCGATTACCTCAATCAACACCAACTGGTGCCGCACCTTTTGATCCATCCCCAACTCGAGTCGGAGTTTGCCGACTGCCTGGCCGGCACTCCTGACGCAGTGGTGGTGGGCGATGCCGGGCGGGCGTTCACCTACGACAATCTTGGCCGTGCCTTCCGTTTGCTGATGCAGGGTTGCCCACTGCTGGCCATGGGTGACAGCCGTTATTTTCGCGGCGAGCGTGAGCTATACCTCGACGTCGGACCATTTGTTAAGGCATTGGAGTACGCGGCCGATACCAAAGCTACTGTACTGGGAAAACCGTCGTCGGCTTTTTTCCAGGCCGCAGCCGCCAGCCTCGGTTGTCAGCCCGGCAAGGTACTGATGATCGGCGACGACTGGGCATCGGATGTGGAGGGAGCGTTGCGCTCCGGCCTGCAGGCACTGCTGGTGAAGACCGGTAAGTATCTGCCGGGGGACGAGGGTCGCATATCGGTTCCCGGGGCGCGGGTGGCGGGCAATCTGGCGGCAGCCGTGGAACACGTACTGAACGGCTAG
- a CDS encoding DUF1722 domain-containing protein — translation MLSDLSREKRVNHAADEKIRIGISQCLLGDRVRFDGNHKHDRYITDTLGQFFEFVPVCPEVAVGLGIPREPIRLEGDVHAPRAVGVRDRSIDPTASLLRYGRQTARDLHDISGYILKSKSPSCGMERVKVYHAGGGGSSSKGVGLFVAGFRERQPLLPMEEEGRLCDPVLRENFIERVFAYRRWQELVASRLTAAKLVQFHADHKLSLMAHGAAPLKALGQIVATAGKGPLGALAAAYHAGFMAAMTRRATRKRHTNVLQHMAGYLKKALDAGDRAELQTVIDEYRLGQVPLVVPLTLLKHHFRRFPDPYIARQVYLNPHPKELVLRNAL, via the coding sequence ATCTTGTCAGACCTATCGAGGGAGAAGCGCGTGAACCATGCAGCGGATGAAAAGATCCGCATTGGCATAAGCCAGTGCCTGCTGGGTGACAGGGTGCGTTTCGACGGCAATCACAAGCACGATCGCTATATCACCGATACCCTGGGTCAGTTTTTCGAGTTCGTACCGGTCTGCCCCGAGGTGGCCGTGGGCCTGGGGATACCGCGCGAGCCCATCCGCCTGGAGGGCGATGTGCATGCTCCGCGCGCCGTCGGGGTGCGCGACAGATCCATCGATCCCACTGCGAGCCTGCTGCGCTACGGGCGCCAGACCGCGCGCGATCTTCACGACATCAGCGGCTACATTCTGAAGAGCAAGTCGCCGAGCTGTGGCATGGAGCGGGTCAAGGTCTATCACGCGGGCGGAGGTGGTTCGAGCAGCAAAGGTGTCGGCCTGTTCGTGGCGGGTTTCCGTGAGCGCCAACCGCTGCTGCCCATGGAAGAGGAGGGGCGTCTGTGTGACCCGGTGCTGCGTGAGAATTTTATCGAACGGGTTTTTGCCTATCGTCGCTGGCAGGAGCTGGTCGCCTCACGCCTGACAGCGGCGAAACTGGTGCAGTTTCATGCCGATCACAAATTGAGCCTGATGGCCCACGGTGCCGCACCGCTCAAGGCGTTGGGGCAGATCGTTGCGACCGCGGGCAAGGGCCCGCTCGGTGCGCTGGCCGCAGCCTACCACGCCGGTTTCATGGCGGCCATGACCCGCCGCGCCACGCGCAAGCGCCACACCAACGTGTTGCAGCATATGGCCGGATACCTCAAGAAAGCGCTTGATGCCGGGGACAGGGCCGAGCTGCAGACAGTGATCGACGAGTATCGTCTGGGACAGGTTCCACTCGTGGTGCCCCTGACGCTGCTCAAACACCACTTTCGCCGTTTTCCCGATCCCTACATCGCCCGCCAGGTCTATTTGAACCCCCATCCGAAAGAGTTGGTGCTGCGCAACGCGCTATGA
- a CDS encoding DUF853 family protein translates to MTPSPSLLIGGANGQPLTVPARMANRHGLIAGATGTGKTVTLQTLTEGFLRLGVPVFLADVKGDLSGLARAGSAHPRISARIATIGLTDHAFQPNPVLFWDLFGARGHPARATISELGPLLLGSLLELNDTQTGVLYAAFKIADDQGLLLLDLKDLRALLSWMGENAKDLRNDYGNLSAASIGAIQRRLLVLDEQGAEHFFGEPALQLSDLMNVDFSGNGVVSILDAARLTRESPRLYATFLLWLLAELFENLPEVGDADRPKLVLFFDEAHLLFDDAPEALVDKIEQVVRLIRSKGVGVYFVTQSPLDIPESILGQLGLRVQHALRAFTPKDHKTVTTVARTFRPNPAIDTERVITELGVGEALVSALDDKGAPTPVERVLIAPPHSRIGPLTEQEHGEQLGRSPLRGRYDQTLDRESAYELLKQRAAQQAALAATVANTKAPARASAGRQRQGVGEAMIKSAARAIGSQLGRQIIRGVLGSIFGGRR, encoded by the coding sequence ATGACACCCTCACCCAGCCTGCTGATCGGTGGCGCCAACGGCCAACCGCTCACCGTACCGGCCCGCATGGCCAATCGCCACGGCCTGATCGCCGGTGCCACCGGCACCGGCAAGACCGTCACCCTGCAAACCCTCACCGAAGGTTTCCTGCGTCTCGGTGTACCGGTCTTTCTGGCAGACGTGAAGGGCGATCTCTCGGGCCTGGCCAGGGCCGGCAGCGCCCACCCCCGGATCAGCGCACGCATCGCGACCATCGGGCTCACCGACCACGCCTTCCAGCCCAATCCGGTCCTGTTCTGGGATCTGTTCGGCGCGCGCGGCCATCCGGCACGCGCGACCATCTCCGAGCTGGGCCCGCTGCTGCTGGGCAGCCTGCTGGAACTCAACGACACGCAGACCGGCGTACTCTACGCGGCGTTCAAGATCGCCGACGACCAGGGGTTGCTGCTGCTCGATCTCAAAGATCTACGCGCCCTGCTGAGCTGGATGGGGGAGAACGCCAAAGACCTGCGCAATGATTACGGCAACCTCTCCGCGGCCAGCATCGGTGCGATTCAGCGCCGGCTGCTGGTGCTGGATGAACAGGGCGCGGAGCATTTCTTCGGCGAGCCGGCACTGCAGCTCAGCGATCTGATGAACGTCGATTTCTCGGGTAATGGGGTGGTGAGCATCCTCGACGCGGCACGCCTGACCCGCGAGTCGCCACGCCTCTACGCCACCTTCCTGCTCTGGCTGCTGGCGGAGCTGTTCGAGAACCTGCCCGAGGTAGGGGATGCGGACCGGCCAAAGCTGGTGCTCTTTTTCGACGAGGCGCATCTGCTGTTCGACGATGCCCCCGAGGCGCTGGTGGACAAGATCGAACAGGTGGTGCGCCTGATCCGCTCCAAGGGGGTGGGCGTCTACTTCGTTACCCAGAGCCCGCTGGATATCCCTGAGTCAATCCTTGGCCAATTGGGCCTGCGGGTCCAGCATGCGCTGCGCGCTTTTACACCGAAGGATCACAAAACGGTGACCACCGTCGCCCGCACCTTCCGTCCCAACCCGGCCATCGATACCGAGCGGGTCATCACCGAGCTGGGGGTAGGCGAGGCGCTGGTCTCGGCGCTCGACGACAAGGGCGCGCCAACCCCGGTGGAGCGGGTGTTGATCGCACCACCGCATTCACGCATCGGTCCGCTGACCGAGCAGGAGCATGGGGAGCAGCTGGGCCGCTCGCCCTTGCGTGGACGCTACGACCAGACCCTGGATCGCGAATCGGCCTACGAACTGCTGAAGCAGCGCGCCGCGCAACAGGCTGCACTTGCCGCGACGGTTGCGAACACTAAAGCTCCCGCGCGCGCCAGCGCCGGACGGCAGCGCCAGGGGGTCGGGGAGGCAATGATCAAAAGCGCCGCCCGCGCCATCGGCAGCCAGCTGGGACGCCAGATCATTCGCGGCGTGCTGGGCTCGATCTTCGGCGGGCGGCGCTGA
- a CDS encoding large-conductance mechanosensitive channel protein MscL, which produces MSWLQEFKSFAVRGNVVDMAVGIIIGAAFGKIVSSLVADVVTPPLGLLIGGVDFSDLVITLKAAADGAPAITMAYGKFIQTAFDFVIVAFAVFLLVKGINTLKRKEAEQPSEPPKPSNEEVLLAEIRDLLKERG; this is translated from the coding sequence ATGAGTTGGCTACAGGAGTTCAAGTCCTTCGCAGTACGCGGCAACGTGGTGGATATGGCGGTGGGAATCATCATCGGCGCCGCCTTCGGCAAGATCGTCTCATCTCTGGTCGCCGACGTGGTGACCCCGCCACTCGGTCTGTTGATCGGGGGCGTGGACTTTTCGGACCTGGTGATCACGCTCAAGGCCGCCGCTGATGGCGCGCCGGCGATCACCATGGCGTACGGTAAGTTCATCCAGACCGCTTTCGATTTTGTTATCGTCGCCTTCGCCGTTTTTCTGCTGGTCAAGGGCATCAATACGCTCAAACGCAAAGAGGCAGAGCAGCCCTCGGAGCCGCCCAAGCCGTCGAATGAAGAGGTGTTGCTGGCCGAGATTCGCGACCTGCTGAAGGAGCGCGGCTAG
- a CDS encoding flavohemoglobin expression-modulating QEGLA motif protein, translating into MSRAAPYPQRLADLSERLVHAQQPIRVLDAVAWDDAIEARVIASGFRELPAVDADYYRQRHPIPFDAAEKRAEFAALRGDIAHDLGADDALGQILQRNCREYETVVAMLEARGTPDFYRYSRELYGSPRDHFMDERTTVMELGEVLNEVLSGIDDAQLGVAYPRVLPADRIVEALNERFGDYFADHRVHARLDDGIVSDAAAGADYVKVRRDARFSERDLNLLEVHEGWVHIATSLNGQCQRDARWLAKGPPCVTPIQEGLAVLMEVFTFNMTPDRARKINNRILACAMAEEGADFLQVCGFYRDRGYDERECLQHARRVFRGGVVGGGAPFTKDISYGKGFVMLYNFIRTAIRYGRPEVIPFLFTGKVTLEDVPVLWRYHQEGIIDAPRYVPPQFRDLNGLAVWMAFSNFFNRMDLATLQERNRSLLERT; encoded by the coding sequence ATGAGCCGCGCCGCCCCCTATCCCCAGCGCCTCGCCGATCTCTCCGAGCGCCTGGTCCACGCCCAGCAGCCGATCCGGGTGCTCGATGCCGTGGCCTGGGACGACGCGATCGAGGCGCGCGTGATCGCTTCGGGCTTTCGCGAACTGCCGGCGGTCGATGCCGACTACTATCGTCAGCGCCACCCCATTCCCTTCGATGCCGCCGAGAAACGCGCCGAGTTTGCCGCCTTGCGCGGCGATATCGCACACGATCTGGGCGCCGATGATGCGCTCGGGCAGATCCTGCAGCGCAACTGCCGCGAGTACGAGACCGTGGTGGCCATGCTGGAGGCGCGGGGTACGCCCGATTTCTATCGCTACTCGCGCGAACTCTACGGCAGTCCGCGCGACCACTTCATGGATGAGCGCACCACGGTCATGGAATTGGGGGAGGTGTTGAATGAGGTGCTGTCGGGCATCGACGATGCGCAGCTCGGCGTCGCTTACCCGCGTGTGCTGCCGGCGGACCGTATCGTCGAAGCGCTCAACGAACGCTTCGGCGACTATTTTGCCGATCACCGCGTTCACGCGCGGCTGGACGACGGCATCGTTTCCGATGCCGCGGCGGGCGCGGATTACGTCAAGGTGCGCCGTGATGCGCGCTTTTCCGAACGCGATCTCAACCTGCTCGAGGTGCACGAGGGCTGGGTGCATATCGCCACCAGCCTCAACGGTCAGTGCCAGCGCGATGCGCGCTGGCTCGCCAAGGGGCCGCCCTGCGTGACGCCGATTCAGGAGGGGCTGGCGGTGCTGATGGAGGTCTTCACCTTCAACATGACCCCGGATCGCGCTCGCAAGATCAACAACCGCATTCTCGCCTGCGCCATGGCCGAGGAGGGCGCCGATTTTCTGCAGGTCTGTGGTTTTTACCGTGATCGGGGTTACGACGAGCGCGAATGCCTGCAGCACGCACGCCGTGTCTTCCGTGGCGGTGTGGTCGGTGGCGGAGCGCCGTTTACCAAGGACATCTCCTACGGCAAGGGCTTCGTGATGCTCTACAACTTCATCCGCACCGCCATTCGCTACGGACGTCCCGAGGTGATTCCGTTTCTCTTCACGGGCAAAGTGACGCTGGAGGACGTGCCGGTGCTGTGGCGCTACCATCAGGAGGGCATCATCGACGCCCCGCGTTATGTGCCCCCCCAGTTTCGCGATCTCAATGGTTTAGCGGTGTGGATGGCCTTCTCCAACTTCTTCAATCGCATGGATCTGGCGACGCTGCAGGAGCGCAACCGCAGCCTGCTGGAGCGAACGTAG